The DNA sequence CTCGGGATCAAGGCCGCGCGTGCCGCGTCCACGGCCCTGTCCGCCTATCTGGACGGAAAAAGCGAACAGGCGTCGGCCCTGGCCATGGCGTTGCGCGAGCACGGGGCCGATGCGGCCGCGCCTGGCGTGGCGCTGGGCGAGGCGGACAATCCGCCCGGCACCGAGGTCACGCTCAAGGCCAAGCAATCCGTCCTGGTGTGCATCGCCGCGCCCGGTGCCGACACGGTGCTGAACGGCGCCGCGCCGCCGACCGAGATCGAGCTGCACGTCACGCGGGTCAAGCCCGAGGTCGAGCACCTGCCGCCGCCGCTGGCCGAGCCGCAGGCGGAGATCCGCATCAAGGCGGGCACCGCCCAGGCCTATCACGTCGCTGCCGGCGAATACATCCAGGTCATCGACGTGGCGGGCAAGCAGTGTTCGGACTTCCTGGCCTTCGACGCCGCCGACCTGGCGCGCGGCGAGGAGTCGGGGCTGGAC is a window from the Gammaproteobacteria bacterium genome containing:
- a CDS encoding urea carboxylase-associated family protein; this encodes MTVMDVQETVTDAPPQRLWLAGGAATAVALEAGDRIAIVDVEGMQPVDVFAFDAEGRPNPAALGIKAARAASTALSAYLDGKSEQASALAMALREHGADAAAPGVALGEADNPPGTEVTLKAKQSVLVCIAAPGADTVLNGAAPPTEIELHVTRVKPEVEHLPPPLAEPQAEIRIKAGTAQAYHVAAGEYIQVIDVAGKQCSDFLAFDAADLARGEESGLDATTTRTLMGNIYPTPGLHSKFFDDKMRPLVEVVRDTVGRHDTFALACSAKSYEDKGYPG